Within Sulfurospirillum arsenophilum NBRC 109478, the genomic segment CGTGGCACGGTTCTCAACTTTGGTGAAGCCAAATTGATCCCAACGTTCCACCCAAGTTTTTTACTGCGAAACCCTAGTGCGAAAAAAGAGGTTTTTGCAGATATGCTAAAAGTAAGGAGCATGTTATGAAATTTTGGTTGCCCCTAGCCCTGAGTTTATTTCTTTTTACGGGCTGTACAACGACAAGCCCAACCCCAGAGCCTTATAAACCAAGTACCTACAATATTTCATCTACCGCTAAAAAAGGCGCTGCCATTAATCAAAAAAGTACTGCGACGTACCCTGGGTCTGAAAAAGTAAAATCAGTTCCAACGCCAAGTACTCCAGCAACAACAGAGACGCTTCCATCGTCTGCACCTGTGATTATTGACAATACCATCAGCTCAAACACACTGACGATGGCAACACCGACACCTAGCACAACGGTTGAAAAAAGTGCCGATCTACCGCTTGAACCTAAAGTTGCCTCACCGATGCCAAAACCACTCAATGATGATAGTACGATGATTAAAATCGCTGTCTTAGTCCCTCAAAAAACCATCAAAAAATATGCAATAACTTCTGTTAACTCCGTTATTTCATATCTTTTGTATAAAAACTATTACTTTGATCTTAACGTCTTTAACTCAGGTGATGAGAGAGAAGAGTCGATTGCCAAAGCGCTTGCTGATATTCAAGCGGGTGGGTATAATTACATCATAGCACCAGTGACTGCTGATGGTGCCAATATTATTGCAAATCGTGTCACAGACACTCTTGTTTTTATCCCAACACTGCATCGCGCTAATGTACGAAATGCAGGTTCCAACATTGTCTTTGGTGGTATCGACTATGACCAACAAATCGCTCTTTTGGCAACAAAAGCCAATGAACGTGTGGGAACATTTGAAGACGGTAGTAGCCTAGGCTATCAACTCAATGGCTATGTTAAGAAAAACAATAACCGCGTCTTTTATGAAAAACGCGTTGATAGCCCCAAAGCAAACTTCAAACAGATGTTTAAAGGTAACAGCTCGCTCAATAACGCTTCTCTTTATCTAAATACTCAGCTTGTAACATCAAGCCTTATTGCATCGCAACTTCGTGCCAATGACATTCGTCCATACACCCTACTTTCAACACAAGTCAACTACAATCCATTGCTTTTAACACTGACACAGTATGAAGATCGCGACCATATGTACATCGCAAACTCCATCCAAAAAGCACCCCCAGCACTGGAAGAGATCAACACGATGTTTGGACATGACATTGTCTATGACTGGGTGAATTACTCTACGTCTATTGGAGCGGATTATTTGTGTCAACAGTTCTTTGATGGAAAGATCGCACGGACATTTAAAGAAAACATCTCTAGCAACCAAGTGATCTATAACACTTCGTTATACCAACCTGGTCGCAGTGAGTTTATTCGCGGAAATTAAATTCTGCCTCATAAGAGGCAAGCTTTAGTGCCCAAGTGGCTAACGTAGCCTTCTGAGCTTTGCTTAGAAGAGCTTTTTTAAATGAAAAAGCCTCTGAAAAAGGCTTTGGTTTCTTCATCTATTTTGCATGGCTTTCCCTCTTTAACATACGCAAGAGTGGAAGTCATCGCAAAGAGTTTTTCTTTATCTCTCCAAACTTCTTGTTTTAAAATAAGCGAAGCATTTTTAAGTTCTATCATCTCGCTTTTGACCTCTATAAGATCACCTAATTTTGCAGACTTTATAAAGTCTGCTTCAAGGTGACACACTACAAAATGACCACCATTGACAGCAGGGCTTCTACCATGCTCATAAAAAAGATCGCTTCTTGCTCTCTCACAAAACTTAAGGTAATTTGCATGGTAAACCACACCACCCGCATCGGTATCATCATAGTAAATGCGTGTTTTCATCTCGAAAGCCCCTATACTAATTATTTAGGCAATTATTATATTCAAACTTGACTATAAACTTACCCATTTATTCAACTTCTTCTTTTGAATATTTTTGGTAAAGGAATGCGAGTACGGCCTCTTTACAACGGATGTATTCGGGATTATCTTGCAAAGCCAAACGGTTGCGAGGCTTGGGTAAATTAACCTCTACGATTTCACCTATCGTTGCGGCAGGTCCATTGGTCATCATAATAATGCGATCACTGAGCAAAACAGCTTCATCCACATCATGAGTAATGATAATAACAGTATTTTCAAGACTTTGCTGAATACGCCCTAAATGCTCTTGTAAATTAGCTCTGGTGAGTGAATCAAGAGCGCCAAAAGGTTCATCCATCAGCAATACCTTCGGTCTAATCGAAAGCGCCCTAGCGATACCAACACGCTGTTTCATACCCCCGCTAATTTCTCCGGGATATTTTTGCGCCGCATGGGTCAGATTGACATACTCTAAAAAGGTATTGACACGCTCTTCTCGCTCTTTTTTAGTCAAATCAGGCATTACTTTTTTAACCGCCATTTCAACATTTTGAAACACTGTGAGCCACGGTAATAACGAATGGTTTTGAAAGACAACACCACGATCAGGCCCAGGTCCTGTAATCTCTTTTTTATCCAGAATCATATTACCACTGCTTTGATCTTGTAGCCCCGCAACAATATTTAAAATCGTTGATTTTCCACAACCAGAATGCCCAATGATGGCTACAACTTCGTTTTTGTAAATATCAAGATTGATCTCTTTAAGTGCAACATACTCTCCGCCATTGGGCAATTTAAAGACCTTGTTAATGCCCTCTAGTTGCAAATAAGGCTTTTTCATCTCTTCTATCGTTTCCATTATTTACTCCTTTTATGCACCGTATGTTCTATAATCAAACCGATTTGCAAGCCATCCCATCATAAGATCGAGCACAAATCCCACAATACCAACAATCAAAATACCCACAACAATGCTTGTATAGTTAAGATTGTTATACTCATCCCAAATCCAAAAACCGATACCAATACCACCTGTTAACATCTCAGCTGCCACGATAACCAACCATCCAATACCAAGAGAAAGGCGCATACCTGTAAAAATATAAGGAATTGCAACGGGTAAAATAATCTTAAAAACCTTCTCTAAAGGGTTAAAACTAAGAACCTTTGCCACATTGAGATAATCTTCATTGACACTTTTAACACCTAATGCTGTGTTAGCAATGATAGGCCAAATTGAGGTAATGAAGAGCACAAGAACAGCAGTTGCATTGATCTCTTTAAAAACCAAAAGGGCTAGTGGTAACCATGCTAAAGGCGAAACGGGTTTAAAAATTTGAATAAATGGATTAAGCATCCAATAGACATATTTACTCATACCAACCATTATTCCAACAGGTACACCGACGATAACCGCTAAAGAAAATCCTGCAAACACACGAAACAAAGAGTTTTGGAGCTGCCAAAAAATACCTTTGTCATTCTCACTGTTGATGTAAAAAGGGTCAGACAGCTTCTCAACAAAGTTCGCAAATGTTCCAGAGGGTGTTGGAAAACTTGGCACACTCTTACACAACAAACTCCACACTAACAGCAAAATGCCTAAAAAGACCAAAGGTAAAAAGAGCTTCAAAAAAAGCTCTTCTCCTTTTCGTTTTGAAAGTTTTTTCATGCTAACTCCTTATTTGGCACAGCCTGGCTTGCCAGAGGTACATAAGTAACCCGGTTGCGCAGTCGTCACACTCCATGCATTGACTTTGGCTAACTCTTCTTTGCTGACCTTAGTATGTTTGACATCAAATCCATAGATATACTCTATGACTTTATTGGGGTCAAATACTTTGCCATCAATAAATTTATTGTATTGATCAATACCCTCAATTTTATAAGCACTTGGTGGCAGTTTATAGTTAAGTTCTTTGGCTGCTTTTTCAAAAAGATCGCTTCGGTAAACTCTCTCAGAAACCTCTTTGATATTGATAGGTTTATCGATCTGTCCCCAACGGTACATCTGCGTTATAAACCACATACCATGACTTCTAAAAGGGTAGCTAGCATAGTTGTTGGAGAAAACATTAAACATCGGGTTCTCTTCAGACTTATAGTCTTTTAGGTACTGAAACGTTCCTGTCATAGACTTTTCAAGAACATCATAGGGAGCATTGACATACTCTTTTTTAGAGAGAATTTTTGCCGCCTCTTGTCTGTTTTCCCATGACTCATCCAACCAACGGGATGCTTCAATCACCGCTTTAATCATCGCTTGGGTTGTCTCAGGGTACTTTGCAGTGAATGCTTCGGTGGTTTGGAGTACTTTTTCAGGCTTATTGTTCCAAATGTCATAGTTGGTAATCAACGCACTGCCCATCTTCTCCATAACCGCACGCTCATTCCAAGGCTCACCTACAACATAACCATCGATGTTTCCTGCTTGCATATTGGCAACCATTTGTGGTGGTGGGAAGACTTTGAGTGTCACATCGGTATCGGGATCAATGCCACTGGATGCCATCCAGTAGCGAATCTCATAGTTGTGGGTGGAAACGGGATAGACGATGCCAAATTCAAAAGGTTTAAACCCTGCACCCTCTTTTGCTTTTTTCTTCTCAATCACTTTTTTAAGCGAACTGGCATCAACGGGGCGTTTTTTAGGGTCTAACCCCTCTTGCTCCATCAACGCAACCATTTTATTGCTGATGGTAATCGCATTGCCGTTAAAGTCCAAAGACATTAAGGCAACCATCGGTGTTTCGCCATTGATCCCTATGGTTGAAGCCAAAGGCATGCCCGCAAGTGCATGAACAGCATCATACTCTCCACTGATGCTCTTTTGCTGAATGCCAGCCCAACCACCACCCTCTTTGAGGACTTGGACTTTTAAGCCATGCTTTTCAAAAAAGCCCTTCTCTTTTGCAATGACGATGGGAGCACAGTCCGTTAAGGCAATAAAGCCTATTTTGAGATCGGTCTTTTCTGGTGCAGCGAGTGCCAAACTGTAACCTAAACACGTCATGAGTGTTATTTTTGTGACATTAAACCCCTGTTTCATCTGCTATCTCCTTTTTTAATCAACGCTTGCCAGCAGTATAGTATAAAAAATATTTTGAAAATTAAGTTTTATTGATTAATTTTTAATCATATAAGCTGAATTATTATTGAATTCGTGATTGTATAATTTCACAGCACAAGTAAGGAATGGCTATGAAAATTAAATCAGTATGTGGGTATTGTGGGGTTGGTTGCGGAATAGAATTTGACGAAACACGGCTCATTGGCGATGTGGGGTATCCTATTAATGAGGGAGCTTTGTGCGCTAAAGGCGTTTCTGAATTGCAATCCATCCAAACCTCATCTAGGCTTTTAAGACCTTACGTGCGCACGACCATAAATGATGATTTCAAAGAGATTGATTGGGAGATAGCTTTAGGAATTCTTGCCAATAAAATTAAAAACACTGCCCCCAATAAATTGGCGTTTTATCTCTCAGGTCAACTAATGAGCGAAGACTACTATGTTGCCAATAAACTGGCAAAAGGATTTTTAGGCTGCTCTAACGTCGATACCAACTCACGAACCTGTATGGCAAGTGCGGTGGTTGGGCATAAAAAGGCGTATGGGGTTGATTATGTACCGGTCACCAGTGATGATGTGGAAGATGCCAATCTGCTGATGCTTATCGGTGCAAATCCAGCCGAAGCGCATGTCGTTTTTTTCAATAAAGTCAAAAAACTTCTAAAAAATGGACTCAAACTTGTTGTGATTGATCCAAGAAAAACGATGACAGCAGAACATGCGACCTTGTTTCTTCAGATCAAGCCAGGCACAGACATCGATCTTCTTAATGCCATTGCAAAACGCCTTATCAGCGATGATATGATGATTGACCATCTCTTTTTACAAGCCCATGTGGAGGGTTTTAAAACGCTCAAAGCGCACCTTGCCAAGATGGCGAGTACAAAACTGCTTAAGCGATGTGGCGTGAGTAAAGAAGAGTTTGAGACACTCATGGCACTCATCTATGAAAATCCCAACTTCATCACCGCATGGACAATGGGCATCAACCAAAGCATCCAAGGGGTTGATAAAAACCTTGCCATTCACAACCTGCACCTCATTACGGGAAAAATCAATAAAAAAGGGTGTGGTCCATTCTCCTTAACAGGACAACCCAATGCCATGGGTGGGCGAGAAGTGGGAGGTCTTTCAACGATGCTTGCCGTACATCTGGGGTTTGATGAAGCATCCATCGCCAGCGTGCAAGACTTTTGGGGTGCACCTTTGATGGCAACAACCGAGGGGTTAACCGCTATGGAGATCTTTGAACAAGCAGAACGTGGTGAAATTGAAACCCTCATTATTTGCCATACCGATCCTATCTATCATCTTCCAAATCGTCACCGTATTGAAAAAGCCATTCAAAAAATCCCTTTTGTTGTGGAGATCAATGCGTACCGCGATAGTGAAACCAGTAGCTATGCCCACTTACGCCTTCCTGCCTCACCGTGGGGAGAGAAAGAGGGAACCCAAACCAATATGGAACGCCTCATCACCAAACAAGAGGTGCTAACCAGACGCTCTATTGATGCATTGCCTGATTGGCAAATCTTTACAAAATTAGCGCAACGCTTAGGCTTTAAAGAGGCTTTTGCGTATGAAAGTGCCAAAGATGTTTTTAATGAGTACAAAGCAATGACAAAACTCTCCTATAAAAAACACTTGAATATCTACGAATGTGACTACGATAGCCTTCGTGAAAAGCCGTTTCGTTGGGGAGAAAAACTGTTTGAAACCAATACGTTTTTAACACCCAATCAAAAAGCACATCTGTTTTGTGTTGAAAATCAAAAACTCAGTGAAGCGCCAACCAAAGCGTTTCCATTTGTCTTACTCACCGGTCGCACCAGAGATCAATGGCACAGTGGAACCAAAACTGGCTTTGTGCCCTCGTTACTCAAACATAAACCGTTGGAATTTGTTGAAATCAGCGAAGAAGACGCAAAGGCGTATCGCATAAAGAGCGATGATCTCATCGAAATTGCATCCTTACGGGGAAAAATTGTCGCAAAAGCCATTGTCACTTCACATATAGCGCAAGGCTGCGTGTTTCTGCCCGTCACACACCGTGGCATCAACTACCTCACCAACGATCTTTATGACCCGCTCTCCAAAGAGCCTGATTACAACCATGCATGCGTCAAAATCACACGCATAGCCCTTCGATCTTAACCAAAGGAAATCTCATGTCAAAATTAGAAGAAATCTCCGCAAAAGTCAACCAAGTTGCCAATAAAATTGAAGAGCTAAAACAGACCAAAACACCGCTTGAAGTCTTTGCCTGCATCAAACAGTATGCTAAAGAGGGGTATGAAGCGATACCAGCAGATGAAAAAAGCTATTTTCTTAAATGCTTTGGTATTTTTGATCGAGAAAGCACCCCGGGTCAATTTATGATGCGGATTCGCACCAGTGGCGGTTGTTTGAGTTTAGAGCAAGCGCAAACCCTAGGAGAACTTGCCAAATCGTATGGCAATGACTATATGGATCTCACAACACGCGCTGCTATAGAGCTTCGTTACCTTGAGATTGAAAACATTCCCGATCTTCTTGCCCGATTAGAGCATGTTGGTCTGACCTCATTTCAAACGGGCGTCGATAATATCCGCAGTATCATTATGGATCCATTGGATGGAATCAGTGAAGATTCTCTGCTTACATGTAAACCGATTGTCAAAGAGATGGAAGCTGTTTTTCTTAAAAATGAAGAATGGATTGCCTCCTTGCCACGAAAGTTCAATACCGCCATCACAGGAGCACTTCAAAATCGTTGCAATGTGTACGGACAAGACTGCGGATTTGTCTTAGCTAAAAAAGAGGGAATGCTTGGCTTTTCTCCTTTCTTGGGCGGTCGCGTGGGGCATCATTCTTTGCCCAGTAACCTCTTTTTAACACCCAACCAAGTAGCACCTTTTTACGAAGCGCTCTTAAAGCTCTTTCAAACCTACGGCTTTAGACACAACCGCAACAAAAACCGCTTTCGTTTTTTACTCGATGAAGTAGGAATGGATGAGATCATCCGAGAAGTCCAAGACCAACAAGGATTAACCTACCCTACCGATCCAGAAATTTTAACCAAAGAAGAAGGAAAAATTGAGTTTATCACAACATACAAAGATCAAAAACATCTGCATTGCCCTGTTCCTTGCGGTGTTTTTAGTGGAAGTGCTCTGCTCAAAGCCGTCCAATTTGCACAGATGCAAGAGGCACGTGAAATTCGTTTAAGTGTAGAGCAAAATTTTATTGTTGTGGGGGCTCAAAATCTTCTCTTGGATGACGCCTTTGTAAAAGAGTATGCCACCTTTGATAACAGTTACTTCCGTAACATTGTTGCATGTGCTGGGAAGAAACATTGTCCTTTTGGCATTATCGAAGCAAAAGAAGAAGGATTGAAAGTAGCACAAGCATTGCTTGAAAAATTTCCTAACCATAAAGAGCAACTCAAATTTTACTGGTCATGCTGTCCAAAAGGGTGTGGAATCCATGAAAACGGCGATTTTGGTTTTGTGGGTTCAAAAGCTAAAATTGATGATGAAGTGGTCGAAGTTGTTTCCATTTACAGAAAAGGGGAACTTGTTAAGACCAAAGTTCCGCTGCATCAGATTGCCCAAGAGATCATCGCTATGCTAGAAGCAGAATAAAACGCCATGCTCTTTCATAAGCCCTATGAGCTCTTCATAGGGCTTCTCATGTTATGTAGTTAATACGTTGCACCAATAGCTAAAGAGAGTGCCGAATACTCATGATTGGAGGTGTCGTTGCTTTTATCCTGCTTGTGTTAGAGTTTTGACAAAACTTTATTTATACGAACAAAGGATAAACCATGTACACGCTTCTGCGACTTCTTTTTGTAGCATTTATGAGCATGACGATGCTTCACGCCAGCTTTTTAGAAGAAGAGAGTGCGAGAGCCATTAAAGAGAAAAAGCTCATTCTTGTCAACGTTGTAACGGAAAATTGCCCTTACTGTAAGCAAATGCAAAAAGAGATATTTAACAACGCAACGTATCGAAAGCAAATAGACCAAAAATTTGTTTTCGTCTCAATCGATCTTTATGATCCTGCCTTGCCAGCAGATTTGCGTACCAAATATACCCCAGCGAACGCCATTCTCTCACCAACGCGCCATAGCATCATCGAAGGGTACACAGGCTACATGGACCCTGCCTCTTTTATGAGTGTTTTGGAAAATGCATACAAAGCAGAGTTTAAATAAAGAGGCATTCAAAGGTGAAATTAAGTATAATAGACAACTCAAAAATTAACACCCTAAAAGGCAATCCTTGAAAAAAATATTTCTCATTCAAGAAGAAAACAAAAACAGTGACCGACTTGTAGAGTCCATCAAACATGAAATCCGAAAATACCTCAAACGTGAACGTGCTAAAAAAACACCTGAAGGCTTTCACTACTGGGACTTTGACTGCAAATTCGGACAAACCAGCGAAACAGCACACGTCATCCACCACGCTGACTTCACAGCAGAAATCGACAAAGCGCACGCTGAAAAATGGAGCGAGTGTTATGTTGAGATCATCGCAAAGCCCGCTAAAAAACCTGTTGCTTCTGCTAAAGTAGAAGAGACAAAATAAGCTTTACATGTAAAGCTTCAACCACTTAAAATTGGGGCTTTGCAATGTTCATACAAAGAGTTAAAATGAAGAGCAAAAACTACTCCTACATCTTAGTATCGTTACAATTCATCTTCATCGCAATCTTACTTGTAGAACATGGCTTGCACATACCAACAACCATCTTTGCTTTACTCATCTTCATTCTAGGCTGTGGCTTTGGACTCTATACGGTGAAACACAATCCACTTGGCAACTTTAACATCACGCCCGAAATCAAAGAAAATGCCTCACTCATCACCACTGGAGCGTACCGATACATCAGGCATCCTATGTATTTTTCAGTGCTTGTGATGATGCTTGGGATTGTGTTGTCTAAGCCTACAATTCTCAGTCTTTTTATCTACGTGCTTTTAGTTGTAACACTGTTTTTGAAAGCTCAAAAAGAAGAGATGCTGTGGATGGTGCAGTCTAACGAGTACAAAAGCTATATGCAACAAACGAAAAGAATTATTCCGTTTGTTTTGTAAAGTAGCCTGTCCCCTTACTTTTCATAAAGGAACATTGCATTCATGCTAACACAACCAAACTTAAAAGAAAAGCTTTACGTAGCTTCAGGACAAATATGCCACAAAACCTTTTCTATCGTGGTTATTTATGACACTATTTTAGTGTTGTATGTGAGGGAGAATGACTTTACATGTAAAGCCATTTTTGAGCAGTTTGGCAAATGTGTTTGAAAGGGATTTTAAGAGATAAAAGGTTAATCCTAACCCTTTATCTCTTAGTAAAAGCCTCGTCCACTTTTTTCATTACATATGTTTCATAAAAAGTGTAATTAATGTTAATATTCCTATTAATATTGCAAACAACAATGGTACATGTTTTTCTGTTGCAGTAAATGATTTATATTTTTTAGGACGCAATCCTTTTCCTAAAGACACCCATTCAGCTAAATATATTTGTGATGAAAGCTCTTTTTCTAACCGAAGAATTACATCAAATTTTGCTTTGTTTAGTTTTCCATAATTATCAATAAGATTTCCCCATGAATTACATAAAAGCAACCCAACTAGTGAGAAACCATATAATAACCAACTTGCATTAGAGAGAGTATCTGTTTTTACCAAGAGTCCAGCAATCGCAAGTAAACTACCAATTACAGTAATAAAAAACGCACTTGTTTTTTGTCTTCTTTCAATTAATTTGTCTGATGAATCTATCATTAACTTGTATAAATCAAAATTTTGGTCACTGTTATTAACAAAACACTTTTCAAATTCTTCTTTTAAATCATATAATGACTTTAATTTTAAAATTGAAGCTGGGTCAGTTTGATTATTATCAAAATTAATTATTTCTTTATTTGACTCACGTGCTTTTTCAATTTCCCATTTAGCATTCTTTGATTCATTGCATGCTTGAGGATTGAAAACAAGCACAGCTTCTGCTTCAGCAATTGCATTAATAGCTTTTTCTTTCCATTCTTCATTATACGAACTATCTAAAAAAATTAACGATAACTCTATAGATAGTTCTTTTGCAAGATTTTTTAGTTTTCTTTTTGCAAGGTCTCTCTCTTGAAACCTATGAATTACAAATAATTTCATTTAAACCTTTCTTATCGTGCACCATTTATAAGTTTTTTCAAGTTTTCCCAAGTCCAAGTATAAATACTATCCGTTGAACTTGCTGATGTAGGTTTTGTACATGTCCTATCAGAATATGCAGCTAATAAAAAGTAAGGTTTTCCTTTCTCTTTTGCAATTAATAATTCTGCTGCAACGCCTGATGCTGTATGTGTTGTTGTACCACAAAGAATTATAACAACATCAATATTGTTCATACGAAGTTTTACTTTTTCTTTCCAATCACCAGTTAAATGTTCTTTTACTGAATTATCTTTAAAATCAAATGGACTATCAGGTAATTTTGCTTGACCAGCAAGCATGTGTTTTGTTCCTTCGTCATGATCAACATCAAAACTAATAAATACTCTTTTTTTGATTACCATGCTAATACCCCTTTTATGATTTAATATTATATAAAATATAAACTTCAAATTGAACGCAATATATCAATACTAATTGTGAACTACCCATAAAAAAAAATTATATATAACTCTTATGGATACGAAACCAAAACCTTCTCTATCGCCTCTTTAAGCTCTGCATTGAGGTTATCCATCTTATTGACCATCCATAAAAGATAGTTTCTATCTATCTCTAAAACTTCCTCGGGTGTTTTGCCAGCATATTTGCCAAAGCCGATGGTTAGAGTGACGTTCTCTTTGGTGGCTTCGAGGGCGTGGAGTATGGAAGCTTTGACATCAGCGTCTAGTCCGTTGGCATTTTGCATGTAGTGAAGGTCTTGGCGATCCGTGCGTGCGACATCGGCGAATTTTTTACCTTTGTTTTTACCGTAAGGAATGTGGCTTAGCACTATAGGCTCGGAACAGAGGAGTATCATCTTTGGCATAGAGTGTTCTTCGCAAAGTCGTTCAAAGAGGTGTTTTAGAACGATAACATCGCCAAGTGCGTCATGCGCGTTGATGGTGATGCCAAGCTTTTTGGCAAGAGCCTCTTCTTCACGGTAGAGTCCCCATTGATAGCGTTTGTACTGCAAGCTAAAGGATGAGCCATCGAGCGGATAGTAAGCACGTAAAATGCGAAAGGTGTCGATGAGATTCATCTGAGAGGTAAAGCCCTCTTTTGAGAGCATTCCAAGATCAAACGCGGCATTTTGAATGACAATGATGTTGCTCGGTATGTTGAGTTCACACAGTCTTTTATAGGCTTTTGTCTGCACACATGAGGGCTCACCCTCAAGCATTTCAGGGGTAATGTGGTGAATCGCCATTGCCTCGAATGCGATAGGAAGTGGTGGCATACAAAGGTCGTTATGAATCTCCTCAATCTCAAACTCTTCGTTTAAAACTAAGTAACTCAGCTGACAGATGCGGTCTTTTTCCATCATACCTGTGGTTTCGGTATCTAAAACAATAATTTTCATGGCGCGCCTTCATGCGTGATTATCGTCTCATTGTACGTCAATCTTGCTTTCAAATGTTTTACATGTAAAGATAATTCATACTCGGTTCATCTTTGTTTTCTAAAATTGTCATTAAATTATTACACGACAAGGAATTTTCTTGATTGGACTTTTTTTCAAAGCGCTGAATCGCAATCGCTTTAAAACATTTCTTATTTACACGAGCATCACCGTTGCAATCACGGCTATCTTTATGATAACGTCGATTTCACGGGGTATCATCGGGATGTACTCCACGATGCTCAAAACCGAAGGCGACATCATCGTCACGCAAGCCAAAATCGCCGATACCTTTTTCAGCGATGTGAACGTTTCACTTGCAGATAAAATTCAAAACATCGCTGGCGTTAAAGAGGTGTACGCACTCATTTTAGGGGCTAGTCCTATTAACGATCTACCCATCGCTGCGATTTATGGCGTGAGTGAAAATCGTTTTAAAACCTATGCGCTCACCGAAGGTGCTTACCCAAAAAAAGGCGAAGTCATCCTGGGTAAAAACATCAACGCAAGACTTCATGCACCTAAATTTGTCTCTATCTCGAACAAAACGTTCAGCGTTTCAGGCATCTTTGAAAATGGTGTCGGTTTTGAAGACGGTGGTGCTGTGCTTAACCGCGAGGATGCTAGTGCTATTTTCAATAAAGAAGCGTCCATTTTGCTTGTAAGCATGGAGCGGGGATATGAAGCAAATGCACTTATTGAAAACATCAATGCGCAAAGTTCAGACATCGAGGCTAAAACCACGCATGAGTTTGTAGACAATTACAATCAATTCAAGATCATTGAAACCTCCTCCAACGTCATCAGCGCGGTGGCTTTTTTGATGGGATTGCTGGGAATTACGAGTCTTATAAGCATTACGATTAACGAGCGAAGAAGCGAGTTTGGCATACTTCGTGCCATTGGAAAGTCGTCTAATTTCATCATAACGATGGTCGTTGGTGAAACGTTTGTCATCACC encodes:
- a CDS encoding methyltransferase family protein: MKSKNYSYILVSLQFIFIAILLVEHGLHIPTTIFALLIFILGCGFGLYTVKHNPLGNFNITPEIKENASLITTGAYRYIRHPMYFSVLVMMLGIVLSKPTILSLFIYVLLVVTLFLKAQKEEMLWMVQSNEYKSYMQQTKRIIPFVL
- a CDS encoding RipA family octameric membrane protein codes for the protein MKLFVIHRFQERDLAKRKLKNLAKELSIELSLIFLDSSYNEEWKEKAINAIAEAEAVLVFNPQACNESKNAKWEIEKARESNKEIINFDNNQTDPASILKLKSLYDLKEEFEKCFVNNSDQNFDLYKLMIDSSDKLIERRQKTSAFFITVIGSLLAIAGLLVKTDTLSNASWLLYGFSLVGLLLCNSWGNLIDNYGKLNKAKFDVILRLEKELSSQIYLAEWVSLGKGLRPKKYKSFTATEKHVPLLFAILIGILTLITLFMKHM
- a CDS encoding TIR domain-containing protein; its protein translation is MVIKKRVFISFDVDHDEGTKHMLAGQAKLPDSPFDFKDNSVKEHLTGDWKEKVKLRMNNIDVVIILCGTTTHTASGVAAELLIAKEKGKPYFLLAAYSDRTCTKPTSASSTDSIYTWTWENLKKLINGAR
- a CDS encoding 3'-5' exonuclease, translating into MKIIVLDTETTGMMEKDRICQLSYLVLNEEFEIEEIHNDLCMPPLPIAFEAMAIHHITPEMLEGEPSCVQTKAYKRLCELNIPSNIIVIQNAAFDLGMLSKEGFTSQMNLIDTFRILRAYYPLDGSSFSLQYKRYQWGLYREEEALAKKLGITINAHDALGDVIVLKHLFERLCEEHSMPKMILLCSEPIVLSHIPYGKNKGKKFADVARTDRQDLHYMQNANGLDADVKASILHALEATKENVTLTIGFGKYAGKTPEEVLEIDRNYLLWMVNKMDNLNAELKEAIEKVLVSYP
- a CDS encoding ABC transporter permease produces the protein MIGLFFKALNRNRFKTFLIYTSITVAITAIFMITSISRGIIGMYSTMLKTEGDIIVTQAKIADTFFSDVNVSLADKIQNIAGVKEVYALILGASPINDLPIAAIYGVSENRFKTYALTEGAYPKKGEVILGKNINARLHAPKFVSISNKTFSVSGIFENGVGFEDGGAVLNREDASAIFNKEASILLVSMERGYEANALIENINAQSSDIEAKTTHEFVDNYNQFKIIETSSNVISAVAFLMGLLGITSLISITINERRSEFGILRAIGKSSNFIITMVVGETFVITCVGFISALLFSKALLFMIAHIEKFQGYVNGELSLETIIAVFCFSLFMALLGALLPAYSASKIDPIILIQRGAL